In Solidesulfovibrio sp., one DNA window encodes the following:
- a CDS encoding ABC transporter ATP-binding protein has product MLLSVENLRVKYGNIEALHGISFHVNKGEIVTLIGANGAGKTTTLLSIMRLPPPEAPKVVEGDIKYDGASILGMEPHDVVRKLHMDLSPEGRRIFGNLTVMENLVLATYARTDGEHAVARDLDKVLSLFPRLSERRKQRSESLSGGEQQMLAVGRAIMTGCDFILLDEPSMGLAPLLMYEMFRTLKKLNELGLTILLIEQNAKVALSFAHRGYVLDTGEIKTSGTAEELGRDPEVKKAYLGG; this is encoded by the coding sequence ATGCTGCTCTCCGTTGAAAACCTCCGGGTCAAGTACGGCAACATCGAGGCCCTGCACGGCATTTCCTTCCACGTCAACAAGGGGGAGATCGTCACGCTGATTGGGGCCAACGGCGCGGGCAAAACCACCACGCTGCTGTCCATCATGCGCCTGCCGCCCCCCGAAGCGCCCAAGGTGGTGGAGGGCGACATCAAGTACGATGGGGCCTCCATCCTGGGCATGGAGCCCCACGACGTGGTGCGCAAGCTCCACATGGACCTCTCGCCCGAGGGCCGGCGCATCTTCGGCAACCTCACGGTCATGGAGAACCTGGTGCTGGCCACCTACGCCCGCACCGACGGCGAGCACGCCGTGGCCCGCGACCTGGACAAGGTGCTGTCGCTTTTCCCGCGCCTGTCCGAGCGGCGCAAGCAGCGCAGCGAATCGCTTTCCGGCGGCGAGCAGCAGATGCTGGCCGTGGGCCGGGCCATCATGACCGGCTGCGACTTCATCCTGCTCGACGAGCCGAGCATGGGCCTGGCGCCGCTTCTGATGTACGAGATGTTTCGCACGCTCAAAAAGCTCAACGAGCTGGGGCTGACCATTTTGCTTATCGAGCAGAACGCCAAGGTGGCCCTGTCGTTCGCCCACCGCGGCTACGTGCTCGACACCGGCGAGATCAAGACCTCGGGCACGGCCGAGGAGCTCGGGCGCGACCCCGAGGTCAAAAAGGCCTATCTCGGCGGCTAG
- the rpsL gene encoding 30S ribosomal protein S12, with the protein MPTINQLIRKERAKVAKRRKTPALQACPQRRGVCTRVYTTTPKKPNSALRKVARVRLTNGIEVTSYIPGEGHNLQEHSVVMIRGGRVKDLPGVRYHIIRGTLDTAGVSDRRQGRSKYGAKRPK; encoded by the coding sequence ATGCCCACGATCAATCAACTTATCCGCAAGGAGCGGGCCAAGGTGGCCAAGCGCCGCAAGACGCCCGCCCTGCAAGCCTGCCCGCAGCGCCGGGGCGTGTGCACCCGCGTGTACACCACGACGCCCAAAAAGCCGAACTCGGCCTTGCGCAAGGTCGCCCGCGTGCGCCTGACCAACGGCATCGAGGTGACCTCGTACATCCCGGGTGAGGGCCACAACCTGCAGGAGCACTCGGTGGTGATGATCCGGGGCGGCCGCGTCAAGGACCTTCCCGGTGTGCGCTACCACATCATCCGCGGCACGCTCGATACCGCCGGCGTGTCCGATCGCCGCCAGGGCCGTTCCAAGTACGGCGCCAAGCGGCCCAAGTAA
- a CDS encoding branched-chain amino acid ABC transporter permease produces MKRLTVPALLAVVFAVLVWASKSGTMNIYWQSVVMFMGVNIILSSSLNIINGNMGEFSCGHAGFMAVGAYVSSVLSVALFAKSAAFGDPLLSPDMAVWLFPLVLLAGALGASLVGLLVAIPSFKTRGDYLAIITIAAAYIVKSTIENIGVIGGARGFMGMTSVMNAMNDTANLPWIMIWVIVGTIFSVWLIRRFIYSTFGKGVDAICQDEIAAEIMSVNTDRVKLVAFMVSCGLAGLAGGLFAHILGYVNPGSFTILKSTEVMVMVYLGGMGSLSGSVLSAILITLLMEALRPLQIIKWVVIPLLLVLLMQFRPEGIMGRRELADVFPGLRKFYTFKG; encoded by the coding sequence ATGAAGCGCCTGACCGTCCCCGCCCTGCTGGCCGTCGTTTTCGCCGTGCTGGTCTGGGCCTCCAAATCCGGAACCATGAACATCTACTGGCAGTCGGTGGTCATGTTCATGGGCGTCAACATCATCCTGTCGTCGAGCCTGAACATCATCAACGGCAACATGGGCGAGTTTTCCTGCGGCCACGCCGGGTTCATGGCCGTGGGCGCCTACGTCTCCTCGGTGCTGTCCGTGGCCCTTTTCGCCAAGTCCGCCGCCTTCGGCGACCCGCTGCTGTCGCCGGACATGGCCGTGTGGCTGTTTCCGCTGGTCCTTTTGGCCGGAGCCCTGGGCGCCTCCCTGGTGGGGCTGCTCGTGGCCATCCCGTCGTTCAAGACCCGGGGCGACTATCTGGCCATCATCACCATCGCCGCCGCCTACATCGTCAAGTCCACCATCGAGAACATCGGCGTCATCGGCGGGGCCAGGGGATTTATGGGCATGACCTCGGTCATGAACGCCATGAACGACACGGCCAACCTGCCCTGGATCATGATCTGGGTCATCGTCGGCACCATCTTTTCCGTGTGGCTCATTCGCCGCTTCATCTATTCCACCTTCGGCAAGGGCGTGGACGCCATCTGCCAGGACGAGATCGCGGCCGAGATCATGAGCGTCAACACCGACCGGGTGAAACTGGTGGCCTTCATGGTCTCCTGCGGCCTGGCCGGGCTGGCCGGCGGGCTTTTCGCCCACATCCTCGGCTACGTGAACCCGGGGTCGTTTACCATCCTCAAGTCGACGGAAGTGATGGTCATGGTCTATCTGGGCGGCATGGGCTCGCTGTCGGGTTCGGTGCTGTCGGCCATCCTCATCACGCTGCTCATGGAGGCGCTGCGGCCCCTGCAGATCATCAAGTGGGTGGTCATCCCGCTGCTGCTCGTCCTTCTCATGCAGTTTCGGCCCGAGGGCATCATGGGCCGGCGGGAACTGGCCGATGTGTTTCCGGGACTGCGCAAATTCTACACGTTCAAGGGGTAG
- a CDS encoding ABC transporter ATP-binding protein produces MALLEVNEMTQYFGGLCAVSEFSVALEAGQLVALIGPNGAGKTTVFNLVSGFYKPTRGDILFKGRSIKGLKPHDVTARGIARTFQNIRLWFDMTVLDNIRIAQYHALGYGLLDCFLRTPRYMKREREIEDHAMEVLARLGLREVAHEFPKNLPYGVQRLVEIARALSIKPALLMLDEPAAGLNSADVDGLIKLIADIHKDFGLAIWMIEHQMDVVMSLCEWIKVIDFGATIAEGTPEAIQNNPEVIKAYLGDETI; encoded by the coding sequence GTGGCGCTTTTGGAAGTAAACGAAATGACGCAGTACTTCGGCGGGCTGTGCGCCGTGTCGGAGTTTTCCGTCGCCCTGGAGGCCGGGCAGTTGGTGGCGCTCATCGGCCCCAACGGCGCGGGCAAGACCACGGTCTTCAACCTCGTCAGCGGCTTTTACAAGCCCACGCGAGGCGATATCCTGTTCAAGGGCCGGTCGATCAAGGGCCTCAAGCCCCATGACGTCACGGCCCGGGGCATCGCCCGCACCTTCCAGAACATCCGGCTGTGGTTCGACATGACGGTGCTGGACAACATCCGCATCGCCCAGTACCACGCCCTGGGCTACGGCCTGCTCGACTGTTTCCTGCGCACGCCGCGCTACATGAAGCGCGAGCGCGAGATCGAGGACCACGCCATGGAGGTCCTCGCCCGCCTGGGGCTGCGCGAGGTCGCCCACGAGTTTCCGAAAAACCTGCCCTACGGCGTGCAGCGGCTGGTGGAGATCGCCCGGGCGCTGTCCATCAAACCCGCCCTGCTCATGCTCGACGAGCCCGCCGCCGGGCTCAACTCCGCCGACGTGGACGGGCTCATCAAGCTCATCGCCGACATCCACAAGGATTTCGGCCTGGCCATCTGGATGATCGAGCACCAGATGGACGTGGTCATGAGCCTTTGCGAGTGGATCAAGGTCATCGATTTCGGGGCCACCATCGCCGAGGGCACGCCCGAGGCCATCCAGAACAACCCCGAGGTCATCAAAGCCTACCTGGGAGACGAGACAATCTGA
- a CDS encoding ABC transporter substrate-binding protein yields MKRSWLIALFLVLGMAAPARAADTIKLGFNIPMTGDIPDVGESSKNAAEMLKKKINDAGGIEVGGKKYLVEFIYEDNESKAESALSTARKLITQDGVLGMVGPQSSKQAVPAGEAANDLKTPMMAPWSTNPNTTKNRPYVFRGCFLDTFQGPTAAKFASEEFKAKKAAVLYDIASDYPKGLAEDFKAAFEKINGPGSVVAFETFTTKDVDFSAQLTNIAKSGADVLFVPQYYNEVPLVVKQAKSLGFNKPVLGSDSWGSGDLMGLCGDDCKGYFFVTHYAAAGAKGKTKEFIDEYTKLYKKTPDDVAALTWDGANLMLAAVQTLPAITGDMAKDREALMKAMAGIKKFEGITGDMSYPATGDHDPIKCAVVVKIDDAGKFAFYKSVCP; encoded by the coding sequence ATGAAAAGGTCCTGGCTCATTGCCCTTTTTCTCGTCCTCGGGATGGCCGCCCCGGCCCGCGCCGCGGACACCATCAAACTGGGGTTTAACATCCCCATGACCGGCGACATTCCGGACGTTGGCGAATCCTCGAAAAACGCCGCCGAAATGCTCAAAAAAAAGATCAATGACGCCGGTGGGATCGAAGTGGGCGGCAAGAAGTACCTGGTGGAGTTCATCTACGAGGACAACGAGTCCAAGGCCGAATCCGCCCTGTCCACCGCCCGCAAGCTCATCACCCAGGATGGCGTCCTGGGCATGGTCGGTCCCCAGTCGAGCAAGCAGGCCGTGCCCGCCGGCGAGGCCGCCAATGACCTCAAGACCCCGATGATGGCCCCCTGGTCCACCAACCCCAACACCACGAAAAACCGCCCCTACGTCTTCCGCGGCTGCTTCCTGGACACCTTCCAGGGCCCCACGGCCGCCAAGTTCGCCTCCGAGGAATTCAAGGCCAAAAAGGCCGCCGTCCTCTACGATATCGCTTCCGACTACCCCAAGGGCCTGGCCGAGGACTTCAAGGCCGCCTTCGAGAAGATCAACGGCCCCGGCTCGGTGGTCGCCTTCGAGACCTTCACCACCAAAGACGTGGACTTCTCGGCCCAGCTGACCAACATCGCCAAGTCCGGCGCCGACGTGCTGTTCGTGCCCCAGTACTACAACGAGGTGCCGCTGGTCGTGAAGCAGGCCAAGTCCCTGGGCTTCAACAAGCCCGTACTCGGGAGCGACTCCTGGGGTTCCGGCGACCTGATGGGGCTTTGCGGCGACGACTGCAAGGGCTATTTCTTCGTCACCCACTACGCCGCCGCCGGCGCCAAGGGCAAGACCAAGGAATTCATCGACGAGTACACCAAGCTCTACAAGAAGACCCCCGATGACGTCGCCGCCCTCACCTGGGACGGCGCCAACCTGATGCTCGCCGCCGTCCAGACCCTGCCCGCCATCACCGGCGACATGGCCAAGGACCGCGAGGCCCTCATGAAGGCCATGGCCGGCATCAAGAAGTTCGAGGGCATCACCGGCGACATGTCCTACCCGGCCACGGGCGACCACGACCCGATCAAGTGCGCCGTGGTGGTGAAAATCGACGACGCCGGCAAGTTCGCCTTCTACAAGTCCGTTTGCCCGTAG
- the rpsG gene encoding 30S ribosomal protein S7 — protein sequence MPRKGPVSKRSVLPDPRYGSHLVTKFINRLMYDGNKGVAEGIFYKAVDVLAEKSGEDPLKAFEKAVANVKPHMEVKPRRVGGATYQVPMEVRPERQLTLALRWLVGNARNRGEKGMAEKLSGELLDAYHNRGGAVKKKEDTHRMADANKAFAHYRW from the coding sequence ATGCCGCGCAAAGGTCCGGTTTCCAAGCGCTCGGTGCTGCCCGATCCCCGGTATGGCAGCCATCTGGTGACCAAGTTCATCAACCGTCTCATGTACGACGGCAACAAGGGCGTGGCCGAGGGCATTTTCTACAAGGCCGTGGACGTGCTGGCCGAGAAGTCCGGCGAGGATCCCCTCAAGGCCTTCGAGAAGGCCGTGGCCAACGTCAAGCCGCACATGGAAGTCAAGCCCCGCCGCGTGGGCGGCGCCACCTACCAGGTGCCCATGGAAGTGCGGCCCGAGCGCCAGCTCACCCTGGCCCTGCGCTGGCTGGTGGGCAACGCCCGCAACCGCGGCGAGAAGGGCATGGCGGAGAAACTGTCCGGCGAACTGCTGGATGCCTATCACAATCGCGGCGGCGCCGTGAAAAAGAAAGAGGATACGCACCGCATGGCCGACGCCAACAAGGCGTTTGCCCATTACCGGTGGTAG
- a CDS encoding branched-chain amino acid ABC transporter permease yields the protein MLQSLLQNLLNALQWGSFYSLIALGYCLVYGVLLLINFAHGDIFMVGAYIAFFVCTFLLGKYGAIPGLPGWLVLSLAVPLTMLLTAVVGVTLERVAYRPLRRKGVNRLYVVITALMCGLILENGNLALLGASRKSFPTLIPTQVYNLFGVTVTNIKLMVIGVAILSFLLLHFIVTRTKIGMAMRAISYDRFAVPLMGIPADTVIVFTFVLGSGFAGLAGLFFAMTYPVLDPYMGALIGWKAFIAAVVGGIGSIAGAFAGGFLLGFVEIMVVAFFPSTFRDLIAFSILLLILSIRPTGLFGVARRTKI from the coding sequence TTGCTGCAAAGCCTCTTGCAAAACCTGCTGAACGCCCTGCAGTGGGGAAGTTTCTATTCCCTGATCGCCCTTGGCTACTGCCTGGTCTACGGCGTGCTGCTTTTGATCAACTTCGCCCACGGCGACATTTTCATGGTCGGGGCCTATATCGCCTTTTTCGTGTGCACCTTCCTGCTTGGCAAGTACGGGGCCATCCCCGGCCTGCCCGGCTGGCTGGTCCTTTCCCTGGCCGTGCCGCTGACCATGCTGCTGACCGCCGTGGTCGGCGTGACCCTGGAGCGCGTGGCCTATCGGCCGCTGCGGCGCAAGGGCGTCAACCGCCTCTACGTCGTCATCACGGCGCTGATGTGCGGGCTGATCCTGGAAAACGGCAACCTGGCCCTGCTCGGGGCCAGCCGCAAGAGCTTCCCCACGCTCATCCCGACCCAGGTCTACAATCTTTTCGGCGTCACCGTGACCAACATCAAGCTGATGGTCATCGGCGTGGCCATCCTGTCCTTTCTGCTCCTGCACTTCATCGTCACCCGCACCAAGATCGGCATGGCCATGCGGGCCATCTCCTACGACCGCTTCGCCGTGCCGCTCATGGGCATTCCGGCCGACACGGTCATCGTCTTCACCTTCGTGCTGGGCTCGGGCTTCGCCGGGCTGGCCGGGCTTTTCTTCGCCATGACCTATCCGGTGCTCGACCCCTACATGGGGGCGCTGATCGGCTGGAAGGCCTTCATCGCCGCGGTGGTCGGCGGCATCGGCTCCATCGCCGGGGCCTTTGCCGGCGGGTTTCTGCTCGGGTTCGTGGAGATCATGGTGGTGGCCTTTTTCCCGTCCACCTTCCGCGACCTCATCGCCTTTTCGATTTTGCTGCTCATCCTGTCCATCCGGCCAACGGGCCTTTTCGGCGTGGCCCGGCGGACCAAAATCTAG
- a CDS encoding GTP-binding protein has protein sequence MGKAKFERKKPHVNIGTIGHIDHGKTTLTAAITRLA, from the coding sequence ATGGGCAAGGCGAAATTCGAGCGGAAAAAGCCGCACGTCAACATCGGCACCATCGGCCACATCGACCACGGCAAGACCACGCTGACCGCGGCCATCACGCGTCTGGCCAG
- the fusA gene encoding elongation factor G → MSKTVPIERQRNIGIMAHIDAGKTTTTERILFYTGVSHKIGEVHDGQATMDWMVQEQERGITITSAATTCFWRDHRINIIDTPGHVDFTIEVERSLRVLDGAVAVFDAVSGVEPQSETVWRQAERYRVPRMSFVNKMDRTGADFFRCVEMIRDRLGAKPVPLQIPIGAEENFQGVVDMIQGKAIYFDTDSQGRDYVYKDIPADLTDLYEELRLQMLEAIAEEDESLMEKYLGGEELTPEELIAGIRKATIGLAICPVLCGSAFKNKGVQPLLDAVVDFLPSPVDIPAMVGRDPDHEDKLIECPCDPKQPLAALAFKLMSDPFIGHLTFLRIYSGRIESGMTVLNANTGKKERIGRLLKMHANKREEIKEADAGDIVAAVGMKITSTGDTLCAESRPVALESLTIPEPVIEVAIEPKTKADRDQLSQALGKLAKEDPSFRVKSDEESGQTLIAGMGELHLEIIVDRLMREFGVNANVGAPQVAYRETITKAVKNDLRYVKQTGGRGQYGHVVLEIEPKEDGGYEFVNDIVGGVIPKEYIPAVDKGIQNAMKGGVIAGFPLVDIRAKLVFGSYHEVDSSEQAFFICASQCFKEAVHKAGPVLLEPIMAVEVVTPDEYMGDVMGDLNGRRGRIAKMDSRGSAQIITAHVPLSSMFGYATDLRSKSQGRATFSMQFDHYEKVPAALADEIMKKK, encoded by the coding sequence GTGTCTAAGACTGTACCCATTGAGCGGCAACGCAACATCGGCATCATGGCCCACATCGATGCCGGGAAGACGACCACCACCGAACGTATTCTTTTTTACACCGGGGTGTCGCACAAGATAGGCGAAGTCCATGACGGCCAGGCCACCATGGACTGGATGGTCCAGGAACAGGAGCGCGGCATCACCATCACCTCCGCCGCCACGACCTGCTTTTGGCGTGACCATCGCATCAACATCATCGATACGCCCGGCCACGTGGATTTTACCATCGAGGTGGAACGTTCCCTGCGTGTCCTTGACGGGGCGGTCGCCGTGTTCGACGCCGTCTCCGGCGTCGAGCCCCAGTCCGAAACGGTCTGGCGCCAGGCCGAGCGCTACCGCGTCCCCCGCATGAGCTTCGTCAACAAGATGGACCGCACCGGCGCGGACTTCTTCCGTTGCGTGGAGATGATCCGCGACCGCCTGGGCGCCAAGCCCGTGCCGCTGCAGATCCCCATCGGCGCCGAGGAGAATTTCCAGGGCGTGGTGGACATGATCCAGGGCAAGGCCATCTACTTCGACACGGACAGCCAGGGCCGGGATTACGTCTACAAGGACATCCCCGCGGACCTGACCGACCTGTACGAGGAACTGCGCCTGCAGATGCTCGAGGCCATCGCCGAGGAAGACGAGAGCCTCATGGAGAAGTACCTCGGCGGCGAGGAGCTCACGCCCGAGGAACTCATCGCCGGCATCCGCAAGGCCACCATCGGGCTGGCCATCTGCCCGGTGCTGTGCGGCTCGGCCTTCAAGAACAAAGGCGTGCAGCCCCTGCTCGACGCCGTGGTCGATTTCCTGCCCTCGCCCGTGGACATCCCGGCCATGGTCGGCCGCGATCCCGACCACGAGGACAAGCTCATCGAGTGCCCGTGCGACCCCAAGCAGCCCCTGGCCGCGCTGGCGTTCAAGCTCATGAGCGACCCGTTCATCGGCCACCTGACCTTCCTGCGCATCTATTCCGGCCGCATCGAGTCCGGCATGACCGTGCTCAACGCCAACACCGGCAAGAAGGAACGCATCGGCCGCCTGCTCAAGATGCACGCCAACAAGCGTGAAGAGATAAAGGAAGCCGACGCCGGCGACATCGTGGCCGCCGTGGGCATGAAGATCACCTCCACCGGCGACACGCTGTGCGCGGAAAGCCGGCCCGTGGCCCTGGAATCGCTGACCATCCCCGAGCCCGTCATCGAGGTGGCCATCGAGCCCAAGACCAAGGCCGACCGCGACCAGCTGTCCCAGGCCCTGGGCAAGCTGGCCAAGGAAGACCCGTCGTTCCGCGTCAAGTCCGACGAGGAATCCGGCCAGACGCTGATCGCCGGCATGGGCGAGCTGCACCTGGAGATCATCGTCGACCGGCTCATGCGCGAGTTCGGCGTCAACGCCAACGTGGGCGCGCCGCAGGTCGCCTACCGCGAGACCATCACCAAGGCCGTGAAGAACGATCTGCGCTACGTCAAGCAGACCGGCGGCCGCGGCCAGTACGGCCACGTGGTGCTGGAGATCGAGCCCAAGGAAGACGGCGGCTACGAATTCGTCAACGACATCGTGGGCGGCGTCATCCCCAAGGAATACATCCCGGCCGTGGACAAAGGCATCCAGAACGCCATGAAGGGCGGCGTCATCGCCGGCTTTCCCCTGGTGGACATCCGGGCCAAGCTGGTCTTCGGCTCCTACCACGAAGTCGACTCCTCGGAGCAGGCGTTTTTCATCTGCGCCTCCCAGTGCTTCAAGGAGGCCGTGCACAAGGCCGGCCCGGTGCTGCTCGAGCCCATCATGGCCGTGGAAGTGGTCACGCCCGACGAGTACATGGGCGACGTCATGGGTGACCTCAACGGCCGTCGCGGCCGCATCGCCAAGATGGACTCCCGGGGCAGCGCCCAGATCATCACCGCCCACGTGCCCCTTTCCTCCATGTTCGGGTACGCCACGGACCTGCGCTCCAAGTCGCAGGGCCGGGCCACCTTCAGCATGCAGTTCGACCATTACGAGAAGGTCCCGGCGGCCCTGGCCGACGAGATCATGAAGAAGAAATAA
- a CDS encoding diacylglycerol kinase, protein MRNKFLGTGEPGWHPVRKVLVVLSGLRFAVLYDASVAWKVVVSVAVLAIFAWAGHWRDFCIVLVATGQMLAVELVNSAIEGVCDFLVAHEDKRIKAIKDMAAAGAGIGIAFWLLVIVWEAGYLVDAWPGP, encoded by the coding sequence GTGCGCAACAAGTTCCTCGGAACCGGCGAGCCGGGCTGGCACCCGGTGCGCAAGGTGCTGGTGGTCCTGTCCGGTCTGCGTTTCGCCGTGCTCTACGACGCGAGCGTGGCCTGGAAGGTGGTGGTCTCGGTGGCGGTGCTGGCCATTTTCGCCTGGGCCGGCCATTGGCGGGACTTTTGCATCGTGCTGGTGGCCACGGGCCAGATGCTGGCCGTGGAGCTCGTCAATTCGGCCATCGAGGGCGTGTGCGACTTCCTGGTCGCCCACGAGGACAAGCGCATCAAGGCCATCAAGGACATGGCCGCCGCCGGGGCGGGTATCGGCATCGCTTTCTGGCTGCTGGTGATCGTCTGGGAGGCGGGCTACCTGGTGGACGCCTGGCCCGGCCCCTGA